The region CTTTGTAATTTTTCAGATCTTCCATATGCTTCAATCAAAGATGGAATATTTTTTCTTCGTACAGCTCTAGAAATAGACAAAAATGGAGGTTTAGAAGAATCCTTGAGAAAAGGTTTCATCATGTTATCAATTTCGGCTGTCTCGCTTGTGGAGTGAATATGGTGAAATTTATTATGATCGACACCAGGCGGAATAACTTTAGCTTTATGAGGTGAAAAAGAAGAATATTGGGAATATTGATACACTGACTCTTGTTTAGTGCTTGTAACGACAATATCTGCAGATTTCAATGCTTTTTCTTCTGCCTCAATTCTTTTACTCATAGAATAAAGTTTTTCTATTTGATTATTTTTTAAACCAGTATCAAGTAATTTCCTTTTTTTCTCTCTTCCTAGAGAATGACCAGTAAATATAAGAGGAACCTTGAGGGATTTACTTAGTTTAACTCCTACATAACCAGCATCTGCATAATGTGCATGAATAAAATTAGGCTTTTTGTTGTTTTTATAGTAAGAAATCAGTTTTTCAGTTAAATGATCTAAATAAGGCCAAAGCAATTCCTTTCTTAAATATTTATTAGGTCCAAATTTGAATCTTAAAATTCTAACTCCAGGTTCTACAAATTCTTCTTCTTGAGAATATTCATCTTCTACTTTAGGGTCTTTTATTAAACGAGTAACTAAATCAACTTGATCAACTTCTGAAGTATTAGCCAGACTTTTAATTAACTCAAAAACGTATTGTGTTTGCCCTCCTGTATCTGCATCTCTGCCTAACTCAAGATTTTTAGAACGTATAAGACCATGTAAATGTAAATGTAAAAATTTTAACCTCATTCAGCAAATCCTCCGACAAACGGCCTTTAATACAAATAAGCTGAATTTTCAAAGGAAATATTAAGAAAGCATTATGATTTGAAACTTTTTTTATATAAAAGTTTTCAAAAAAGCAGTTATAGAGGAGTTTTATGGCCGTTTAAAAAAGAATTTGGTTTTGCAGAAAAAATTAAAATAAAAAGAAATACAACAAGGATTTACTTATTTCAGAACCTTTTTAAGATACTTTGCTGTATGACTTATAGGATTTTTAGCTACATCCTCAGGAATACCTTCTGCAATTATTTCTCCTCCTTTGTTCCCTCCATCAGGTCCTAAATCGATTATCCAATCTGAACATCTAATAACATCTAAATTATGTTCAATAACAATTACTGAATTCCCTTTATCTACCAAACGTTGTATCACATCCATTAATTTATGAACATCATAAAAACTTAACCCTGTAGTTGGTTCATCAATCAAATATAATGTTTTTCCAGTAGCCCTTTTTGACAGTTCCGTGGCTAACTTAACTCTTTGAGCCTCTCCACCAGATAATGTAGGAGCTGGCTGGCCTAGTTTGACGTATCCTAGGCCAACATCAACCAATGTAGATAATCTTTCAGCAGCTTGAGGTATAGCAGAAAAAGTTTCTGCAGCTTGTTCAACAGTCATCTCTAGAACATCAGATATATTGAAACCTTTATATTTAACTTGAAGAGTTTCTCTATTAAAACGAGCTCCTTTGCATACTTCACATTGAACATACACATCAGGTAAAAAATTCATTTCAATAACATTGACTCCCTGGCCTTTACAAGCTTCGCATCTTCCTCCTTTCACATTAAAGCTAAATTGACCAGCCTGATAACCTCTTGCTTTTGCTTCTACTGTGGCAGTAAATATCTGCCTTATAGGGTCAAAAGCACCTGTATATGTAGCAGGATTTGATCTAGGGGTTCTTCCTATTGGAGATTGATCAATAACGATAACTTTATCAATTGCCTTTATACCCTTTAACTCTTTTACACCTTGGGGAAAAGGAACTTTTAATCCTAGAGAATGGCACAATGCAGGATGAAGTAATTCATTTATCAAAGTGCTCTTTCCACTTCCACTTACACCAGTTACAGAAACTAACCTTCCTAAAGGAAATTCTACAGAAATATTTTTTAAATTATTTTTAGAGCAATTATTTAAAATTAAACTTTTTTTTACAGATGATCTACGTTCTTTTGGAGTAGGAATTGACTTCCTACCACTGAGATATGCTCCAGTTAATGACCTTTCTGAATTTAAGACATCTTGATAAGATCCTTTAGCAATTATTTCCCCACCATAAACACCTGCCCCTGGACCAATATCTACTAGATAATCTGCGGATTTCATAGTATCTTCATCATGTTCAACCACAACCAAAGTATTTCCCAAGTCTCTTAAGCTTTTTAAGGTTTCTAATAATCTGTCATTGTCTCTCTGATGCAAACCAATACTTGGTTCATCTAAAACATATAAAACACCAGTAAGACCTGCTCCTATTTGAGTAGCCAATCTAATACGCTGAGCCTCACCACCAGACAAAGTCATAGCTGGTCTATCTAAAGTCAAATAATCTAAACCAACATTAATTAAAAACTTTAAACGTAAACGAATCTCTTTTAAAACCAATTCACCTATTTGCTTTTGTTTTTCTGATAAAGATATATTTTCTTTCTTTGTCTTTCCTAAACCCATGATGCGCTCTACGTGATTTAGGGTTTCAGAAACACTTATAGAGGTTAAGTCAGTAATGTTGTATGGACCAAGTTTAACGGCCAAAGCCTCAGGTCTTAATCTTTTTCCAGAACATGTCTTACAGGGTACTAATTCTAGATACTTTTCTAATTTTTGTTTAACTGATTCTCCATTGGCTTCATTCAATTGCCTTTCTAATATTGGTAAAATCCCCTCAAAAGGTCTTTCAAAACCACTAGAGGTTTTAAAACGACTATCAGCTTGAATTAATATTGGTTTATCTGATCCCAAAAGTAGTACTTGTTTTTGCAAATCACTTAAATCTTTCCAAGGAGTTTTTAATTCAAAACCATAAGCTTGACCTACAGAATAAAGTAAAGAGAAGTAATAGGTATTATCTTTCTCACTCCAAGGAGCTATTGCAGCATAAACAGGCAATGTTTTATCAGGTATGACTCTATCTGCAGTAAATTTTTTTAAGTAACCAATCCCATGGCAATCTGGACAGGCACCATATGGGCTATTAAAAGAAAATAATCTAGGAGAAAGTTCTTCAACAATTGAGCCATGTACAGGACATGCATAATTTTCTGAGTAAAGTTTTTCTCTTTCTAAGTTAGAAGGTAAATTTTCTCCTTTTTTTGGAACAACTTCTACTATTGCTAAACCATCGCCTCTTTTGAGACAAGTTTGTAGTGAATCATTTAATCTTTCTTGTATTCCTTCTCTTGCAATTAATCTATCAACTACTACCTCAATATTATGAATTTGATTTTTATCTAATTCAATACTATCAGCAAGTTCTCTTACTTCTCCATTGATTCTTACTCTAGCAAATCCTTCAGCCGCTAGTCCGCTTATTAATTTTGTATGTGTTCCTTTCTTACCTCTTACAACAGGAGCTAACAATTGGTACCTTGTTCCTTCAGGTAAAAGAAGAATTTGATCCACCATTTCATCAATTGTTTGAGGCGCAATTGGAATCCCACAGTGGTGACAATGCGGCTCACCAGCACGACCAAATAATAATCTTAAATAATCTTGTATTTCTGTTACTGTTCCAACTGTTGATCGTGGATTATGACTTGTAGATTTTTGATCAATTGATATAGCAGGTGATAAACCTTCAATATTGTCAACATCTGGTTTATCTACTTGACCCAAAAATTGCCTTGCGTATGCAGAAAGGCTCTCGAC is a window of Prochlorococcus marinus XMU1419 DNA encoding:
- the uvrA gene encoding excinuclease ABC subunit UvrA, with translation MVNKVASSFGKDNSIIIRGARQHNLKNIDLSLPRNKFIVFTGVSGSGKSSLAFDTIFAEGQRRYVESLSAYARQFLGQVDKPDVDNIEGLSPAISIDQKSTSHNPRSTVGTVTEIQDYLRLLFGRAGEPHCHHCGIPIAPQTIDEMVDQILLLPEGTRYQLLAPVVRGKKGTHTKLISGLAAEGFARVRINGEVRELADSIELDKNQIHNIEVVVDRLIAREGIQERLNDSLQTCLKRGDGLAIVEVVPKKGENLPSNLEREKLYSENYACPVHGSIVEELSPRLFSFNSPYGACPDCHGIGYLKKFTADRVIPDKTLPVYAAIAPWSEKDNTYYFSLLYSVGQAYGFELKTPWKDLSDLQKQVLLLGSDKPILIQADSRFKTSSGFERPFEGILPILERQLNEANGESVKQKLEKYLELVPCKTCSGKRLRPEALAVKLGPYNITDLTSISVSETLNHVERIMGLGKTKKENISLSEKQKQIGELVLKEIRLRLKFLINVGLDYLTLDRPAMTLSGGEAQRIRLATQIGAGLTGVLYVLDEPSIGLHQRDNDRLLETLKSLRDLGNTLVVVEHDEDTMKSADYLVDIGPGAGVYGGEIIAKGSYQDVLNSERSLTGAYLSGRKSIPTPKERRSSVKKSLILNNCSKNNLKNISVEFPLGRLVSVTGVSGSGKSTLINELLHPALCHSLGLKVPFPQGVKELKGIKAIDKVIVIDQSPIGRTPRSNPATYTGAFDPIRQIFTATVEAKARGYQAGQFSFNVKGGRCEACKGQGVNVIEMNFLPDVYVQCEVCKGARFNRETLQVKYKGFNISDVLEMTVEQAAETFSAIPQAAERLSTLVDVGLGYVKLGQPAPTLSGGEAQRVKLATELSKRATGKTLYLIDEPTTGLSFYDVHKLMDVIQRLVDKGNSVIVIEHNLDVIRCSDWIIDLGPDGGNKGGEIIAEGIPEDVAKNPISHTAKYLKKVLK
- a CDS encoding glycosyltransferase, with amino-acid sequence MRLKFLHLHLHGLIRSKNLELGRDADTGGQTQYVFELIKSLANTSEVDQVDLVTRLIKDPKVEDEYSQEEEFVEPGVRILRFKFGPNKYLRKELLWPYLDHLTEKLISYYKNNKKPNFIHAHYADAGYVGVKLSKSLKVPLIFTGHSLGREKKRKLLDTGLKNNQIEKLYSMSKRIEAEEKALKSADIVVTSTKQESVYQYSQYSSFSPHKAKVIPPGVDHNKFHHIHSTSETAEIDNMMKPFLKDSSKPPFLSISRAVRRKNIPSLIEAYGRSEKLQRKTNLILILGCRDSTSKLDPQQKDVFNNIFETIDKYNLYGKVAYPKKHFPSQIPALYRWAASRGGVFVNPALTEPFGLTLLEASSCGLPIISTNDGGPKEIRSKCENGLLVDVTDIDELKVILEKGISNNNQWKIWSRNGIEGVNRHFSWNTHVRNYLSVLTQEFSSSTSYSSSDIKQSCLKGTSSLIKPH